From a region of the Nonlabens dokdonensis DSW-6 genome:
- the mutS gene encoding DNA mismatch repair protein MutS gives MASKSKKVTPLMQQYNKIKMKYPDALLLFRVGDFYETFGEDAVKTARILNIVLTARNNGGDQIELAGFPHHSLNTYLPKLVRAGERVAICDQLEDPKQTKTIVKRGVTELITPGVALNDEVLSSKTNNFLAALSVNRNVYGVAFLDISTGEFLVSQGSKEEADKLLQNFSPSELLVTRSDKKTLAQEFPYDLPFFHLEDWVFQIDFAKNSLLSHFKVNSLKGFGVEKLDQALISAGAILHYLEETQHDKIDHISNISRIEDDNFVWMDRFTVRNLELYTPLSQGAVTLIDVIDKTTTAMGGRMLKRWMAFPLKDPAQIKKRHDVVEFFTASQEQQEEIKSYLKRMSDLERLISKVAVGKICPREVVQLKNSLEAIIPIKEKALASDNKALNIIGESLNPCLHLIELFKKAIDENAPVNILKGDTIAQGYNTELDELRGLATSGKDYLDNMLARHSEETGITSLKISSNNVFGYYIEVRNTHKDKVPAEWTRKQTLVNAERYITEELKEYEGKILGAEERINALQQELFENVVREILPSIKTIQNNSQLIGQLDCLISFALHAITSNYVRPEILDNDALEIKGGRHPVIEKMLPADQPYIPNDVQLDRDSQQIIMITGPNMSGKSAILRQTALIVLLAQIGSFVPAEEVKMGIVDKIFTRVGASDNISQGESTFMTEMNESASILNNISEKSLVLLDEIGRGTSTYDGISIAWAITEYLHEHPSSPKTLFATHYHELNEMTSQFDRIKNFNVEVKELKDKVLFMRKLVSGGSHHSFGIHVAKMAGMPQQVISKANKILKRLEKTHKQEDSKEAMKDLQEEEMQLSFFNLDDPLLENIKEEILQVDINTLTPVEALMKLNEIKRMLIKKGTNS, from the coding sequence TTGGCATCAAAATCAAAGAAGGTCACTCCTTTAATGCAGCAGTACAATAAAATCAAGATGAAATATCCTGATGCGTTGCTGCTTTTCCGTGTTGGAGATTTTTATGAGACCTTTGGTGAAGATGCGGTAAAAACAGCACGCATACTGAATATCGTTCTTACGGCTCGTAATAATGGTGGTGATCAAATCGAGTTGGCAGGTTTTCCACACCATTCTTTAAACACGTATTTGCCTAAACTGGTCCGTGCAGGAGAGCGTGTCGCAATATGCGATCAATTAGAAGATCCCAAGCAAACTAAAACCATTGTAAAACGAGGTGTTACCGAACTAATCACACCAGGAGTTGCGCTCAATGATGAAGTTTTAAGTTCTAAAACTAATAATTTTCTTGCAGCGCTTTCAGTTAATAGAAATGTTTATGGTGTCGCTTTTTTGGATATTTCTACAGGAGAATTTTTAGTTTCTCAAGGTTCCAAAGAAGAAGCAGATAAATTGTTGCAAAACTTCAGTCCTAGCGAGTTATTAGTCACTAGGAGCGATAAGAAAACTTTAGCTCAAGAGTTTCCTTATGATTTGCCTTTCTTTCATTTAGAAGATTGGGTATTTCAAATAGACTTTGCTAAAAACTCATTATTGAGCCATTTTAAAGTCAATTCTTTGAAAGGTTTTGGAGTAGAAAAATTAGATCAAGCACTGATTTCAGCAGGTGCAATTCTACATTACCTAGAAGAGACACAACACGATAAGATTGATCATATTTCAAATATATCACGTATTGAAGATGATAATTTTGTTTGGATGGATCGTTTTACCGTTCGCAATCTGGAATTATACACACCATTAAGTCAAGGTGCGGTAACTTTAATTGACGTAATTGATAAAACCACCACAGCGATGGGTGGACGCATGCTTAAAAGATGGATGGCATTTCCATTAAAAGATCCTGCTCAAATTAAAAAACGTCATGACGTAGTAGAGTTTTTTACTGCCTCGCAAGAACAACAAGAAGAAATCAAATCGTATTTAAAACGCATGAGCGATTTAGAACGTTTAATTTCTAAAGTTGCCGTTGGTAAAATATGTCCTAGAGAAGTGGTTCAACTTAAAAATAGTCTAGAAGCCATTATTCCTATCAAGGAAAAAGCGCTAGCGTCTGATAATAAAGCGCTTAACATCATAGGAGAAAGTCTCAATCCTTGTCTTCATCTTATTGAACTCTTCAAAAAAGCCATAGATGAAAATGCTCCTGTGAATATTTTAAAAGGTGACACTATTGCACAAGGTTATAATACAGAGTTAGATGAGTTAAGAGGTCTTGCCACTTCAGGTAAAGATTACCTCGATAATATGCTCGCTAGACATAGTGAAGAAACTGGAATAACAAGTTTAAAAATATCGAGTAATAATGTATTCGGATATTACATTGAAGTAAGAAACACACATAAAGATAAAGTCCCTGCAGAGTGGACTAGAAAACAAACTCTGGTAAATGCAGAGCGTTACATCACGGAAGAGTTAAAAGAATATGAAGGTAAAATACTAGGTGCCGAAGAACGCATTAATGCATTGCAACAAGAATTATTTGAAAATGTGGTGAGAGAAATTCTTCCTTCTATAAAAACAATTCAGAATAATTCGCAATTGATAGGACAATTAGATTGTTTGATTTCTTTTGCTTTGCATGCGATTACTTCAAATTATGTAAGGCCAGAAATTCTAGATAATGACGCGTTAGAAATTAAAGGTGGAAGACATCCAGTAATTGAGAAAATGCTACCTGCAGATCAACCTTACATTCCTAATGATGTACAACTAGATCGAGACTCACAACAAATCATCATGATTACCGGTCCTAACATGAGCGGTAAAAGCGCTATTCTACGACAAACTGCTTTGATTGTTCTGCTCGCTCAAATAGGAAGCTTTGTTCCTGCCGAAGAAGTAAAAATGGGAATAGTAGATAAAATTTTTACTCGTGTAGGTGCTAGTGATAACATTTCTCAAGGAGAATCTACCTTCATGACAGAAATGAATGAAAGTGCCAGTATTCTGAATAATATCAGCGAGAAGAGTCTTGTGTTATTAGATGAAATAGGTCGAGGAACTAGCACTTACGATGGTATTTCTATAGCATGGGCCATTACAGAATATCTTCATGAACATCCATCCAGTCCTAAGACCCTTTTTGCAACTCATTATCACGAGTTGAATGAGATGACTTCACAATTTGATCGCATTAAAAACTTTAATGTAGAAGTAAAAGAACTGAAAGATAAGGTGCTTTTTATGCGTAAATTAGTTTCTGGAGGTAGTCATCACAGTTTTGGAATCCATGTAGCAAAAATGGCAGGAATGCCGCAACAAGTAATTTCAAAAGCAAATAAAATTTTAAAACGCCTAGAAAAAACACATAAGCAAGAAGATTCTAAAGAAGCTATGAAGGACCTTCAAGAAGAAGAAATGCAACTTAGCTTTTTCAATTTAGACGATCCATTACTAGAAAATATCAAAGAAGAAATCCTTCAAGTAGATATAAATACGCTTACTCCAGTAGAAGCGTTGATGAAACTCAATGAAATAAAACGCATGCTGATAAAAAAAGGCACTAACAGCTGA
- a CDS encoding transglycosylase domain-containing protein — translation MAATKAQIAKEKEGKKKNISLFWKMYAIGVGLLVLLFLLAGWGIFGDLPDHTALENPQTELATEIVTADGKTLGTFFTDNRKPIKYDDLPQHLIDALVSTEDERFWDHSGIDGYGTARAVAYLGQKGGASTITQQLAKLYFTDTASKNIVERIIQKSREWIITSRLEQQYTKKEIITQYLNEFDFLYQAIGIRSAANIYFNKEPRELSVSESAVLVSMLKNPWLYNPRRESRKEQVLTRRNQVFVQMVRNNKMTEATKDSLKQLPVKINYNSADHNEGMGTYFRENLRSWLKDWAKDHINPDTEKPYNLYNDGLKINVTIDSRMQKMAEEAVYAHMERLQAEFDHQQKRNKTAPFTDLSDSQIETSMKNAMKRSERWREMKKKGIAEEAIIKSFNVKTDMTIFDWKAEFRERDTIMTPMDSIRYYKQFLHTGLMSLEPQTGHVKAWVGGINHKHFKFDHVELGKRQAGSTFKPFLYSTAIDLLHYSPCKEYPDGEYTIPAGKHGNAKDWTPKDSGGDYGNIMSLQEALAKSKNTISARLMDEVGPQPVIDRAEQLGIDVSNIDAVPSLALGTADVSLYEMVAAYGVFANGGIYNKPVLVTSIEDKNGTILYQYMPESKDVMNPETAYVTVNLMEGVTRIGSGAKLRGNSSWAANSTFYKEVITDYPYDFKNDIAGKTGTTQNNSDGWFMGLVPNLVTGVWVGADDRSVHFKTTKYGQGATMALPIWGSYMKRVYADETLEVSKEPFEKPENLTIETDCEEYKKSKGSDGLNNSDQPGDDVSKELDML, via the coding sequence ATGGCAGCAACTAAAGCACAAATCGCAAAAGAAAAAGAAGGGAAAAAGAAAAATATTTCTTTATTCTGGAAGATGTATGCCATAGGTGTAGGACTTCTCGTTTTACTTTTTCTACTGGCAGGATGGGGAATTTTTGGCGATTTACCAGACCACACAGCTTTAGAGAATCCGCAAACGGAGCTGGCAACTGAGATTGTAACTGCTGATGGGAAAACATTAGGAACCTTTTTTACTGACAATAGAAAACCCATAAAATACGATGATTTACCGCAGCATCTTATTGATGCATTAGTTTCTACCGAAGACGAGCGCTTTTGGGATCACAGTGGTATTGATGGCTATGGTACGGCTAGAGCAGTTGCTTATTTAGGACAAAAAGGAGGAGCTAGTACGATCACACAGCAACTAGCTAAACTCTATTTTACTGATACAGCAAGTAAAAATATAGTGGAGCGTATCATTCAAAAGTCTAGAGAGTGGATTATTACTTCCAGACTAGAGCAGCAGTATACTAAGAAAGAAATAATTACACAGTATTTAAATGAGTTTGATTTTTTATATCAAGCCATAGGTATTCGTAGTGCTGCAAATATTTATTTTAATAAAGAACCTAGAGAGTTAAGTGTTTCAGAAAGCGCAGTTTTAGTTTCTATGCTCAAGAATCCATGGCTGTACAATCCAAGAAGAGAGAGTAGAAAAGAACAAGTTTTGACACGCCGTAATCAAGTTTTCGTTCAAATGGTTCGTAATAATAAAATGACTGAAGCTACTAAAGATAGCCTGAAACAATTACCGGTTAAGATCAACTACAACTCAGCAGATCATAATGAAGGTATGGGAACTTACTTCAGAGAAAATTTGCGTTCTTGGTTAAAGGATTGGGCAAAAGATCACATCAATCCAGATACAGAAAAGCCTTATAACCTTTACAATGATGGACTCAAAATCAATGTTACCATAGACTCTAGAATGCAAAAAATGGCTGAAGAAGCTGTTTATGCTCATATGGAACGACTTCAAGCAGAGTTTGATCATCAACAAAAGCGCAATAAAACAGCTCCATTTACAGATCTTTCAGATTCTCAAATTGAAACCTCGATGAAAAACGCTATGAAAAGATCAGAGCGATGGAGAGAAATGAAGAAAAAAGGAATCGCTGAAGAAGCTATCATTAAGAGTTTCAATGTAAAAACAGACATGACCATCTTTGACTGGAAAGCGGAGTTCAGAGAACGCGATACTATCATGACGCCTATGGATTCCATACGTTATTACAAACAGTTTTTACATACCGGATTGATGTCTTTAGAGCCACAAACAGGTCATGTAAAAGCATGGGTAGGTGGTATTAATCACAAACATTTTAAATTTGATCACGTAGAGTTAGGAAAGCGTCAGGCAGGATCTACTTTTAAGCCTTTCTTATATTCTACAGCCATAGATTTATTGCACTATAGTCCGTGTAAAGAATATCCTGATGGTGAATACACTATTCCTGCTGGGAAGCATGGCAACGCTAAAGACTGGACACCTAAGGATTCCGGTGGTGATTATGGTAATATTATGAGCTTGCAAGAGGCTCTTGCCAAATCAAAAAACACAATCTCTGCAAGGTTGATGGATGAAGTAGGACCTCAACCAGTTATTGATCGTGCAGAACAATTAGGAATCGATGTTTCAAACATTGACGCAGTACCATCATTAGCATTAGGAACTGCAGATGTAAGTCTTTACGAAATGGTTGCTGCCTATGGTGTTTTTGCAAATGGTGGTATTTATAATAAACCAGTTTTAGTTACAAGTATTGAAGATAAAAACGGAACGATTCTTTATCAGTACATGCCAGAAAGCAAAGACGTTATGAATCCAGAAACGGCTTATGTAACAGTTAACCTTATGGAAGGTGTAACCAGAATAGGTAGTGGGGCAAAACTAAGAGGTAATAGCTCTTGGGCAGCAAATAGTACTTTTTATAAAGAGGTGATTACCGATTATCCTTATGATTTTAAAAATGATATTGCTGGTAAAACAGGAACTACACAAAACAATAGTGATGGCTGGTTTATGGGATTGGTTCCTAACTTAGTAACTGGTGTTTGGGTAGGAGCAGACGATCGATCAGTTCATTTTAAAACTACAAAATACGGTCAAGGAGCTACTATGGCACTACCTATTTGGGGAAGTTATATGAAACGCGTCTATGCAGATGAAACGCTAGAGGTTTCTAAAGAACCTTTTGAAAAACCTGAAAACCTGACTATCGAGACAGATTGTGAGGAATACAAAAAAAGTAAAGGTAGTGATGGCTTAAATAACAGCGATCAGCCAGGTGATGATGTTTCCAAGGAATTAGACATGTTATAA
- a CDS encoding 3'-5' exonuclease translates to MISKLSLDNILFLDIETVPQYESFNQLEEIDQQLYADKTKYQRNEEYTPAEFYDRAGIWAEFGKIVCISVGFFVNRDGQQFRTRSFTGEEKHLLEEFSSLLKEHFSHRNHLLCAHNGKEFDFPYIARRMIILGVEIPAKLNLFGKKPWEVPHLDTLELWKFGDYKHYTSLKLLTRILDIPSPKDDIDGSQVRDVFYVDQDIQRIANYCEKDVVAVAQIVLKLRKEPILNDDQIISK, encoded by the coding sequence ATGATTTCAAAACTCTCTTTAGATAATATTTTGTTTCTAGATATAGAAACTGTACCTCAGTACGAGAGTTTTAACCAATTAGAAGAAATAGATCAGCAACTTTATGCTGATAAAACGAAGTATCAACGTAATGAAGAATATACACCAGCAGAGTTCTACGACCGAGCTGGCATCTGGGCAGAATTTGGTAAAATCGTTTGCATATCAGTTGGCTTCTTTGTTAATCGAGATGGACAACAATTTAGAACTCGTAGTTTTACAGGAGAAGAAAAGCACCTTTTAGAGGAGTTTTCAAGCTTATTAAAAGAGCATTTTTCTCATAGAAATCATTTGCTTTGTGCTCATAACGGTAAAGAATTTGACTTTCCATACATCGCAAGAAGAATGATTATTTTAGGAGTTGAGATTCCTGCAAAACTTAATTTATTTGGTAAAAAGCCTTGGGAAGTTCCTCATTTAGATACGTTAGAGTTGTGGAAATTTGGTGATTATAAACATTATACCAGCTTAAAATTATTAACACGCATATTAGATATCCCATCTCCTAAAGATGATATTGACGGCTCACAAGTAAGAGACGTGTTTTATGTCGATCAAGATATCCAGCGCATTGCAAACTATTGTGAGAAAGATGTGGTAGCGGTAGCACAAATAGTTCTTAAACTACGTAAAGAACCTATCCTTAATGATGACCAGATCATCTCAAAATAA
- a CDS encoding ABC transporter ATP-binding protein has product MTRSSQNNIIASIKGLNVSFSNGKQKTQVLHDINFDIFQNEILAVVGESGSGKSVTSKALMGLLPVKAANINAQELTLLGRDLLKVRGSDWSRFRGSEISMIFQEPMSSLNPTITCGKQVIEVLQQHQSISNVAARKEVLRLFEKVKLPIPETTFDKFPHEISGGQMQRVMIAMAIACKPKLLIADEPTTALDVTVQKEIINLLKELQEEYGMSILFISHDLSLVKSIADRILVMYQGRIVEQGESEVVFESPKELYTRALIASRPSTTVRVKKLPTISDFIEGTVEDEVITPTTRKELHTVIYNQEPLLEVKEVVKDFKLKKGIFEKQQFFRAVDRVSFDLFAGESLGLVGESGCGKSTLGNLILRLIDTTSGNIIYRNRDITHLKGKELRELRKEIQIIFQDPFASLNPRLTVGQAIIEPMKWHGIGKNNAHRKEKVLHLLKRVGLTEEHYNRYPHEFSGGQRQRIGIARTVALEPKLIVCDESVSALDISVQAQVLNLLNEFKADFGFSYLFISHDLAVVKYFCDQVIVMNKGKIEEKNEADALYANPQSDYTKKLIAAIPE; this is encoded by the coding sequence ATGACCAGATCATCTCAAAATAATATCATTGCCTCCATAAAAGGTCTCAACGTCTCTTTTTCAAATGGGAAACAAAAGACTCAAGTATTGCATGATATCAACTTTGATATTTTTCAAAATGAAATACTAGCCGTAGTTGGAGAATCTGGTAGTGGTAAGTCGGTTACTAGTAAGGCTTTGATGGGTTTGTTACCTGTTAAAGCAGCTAACATCAACGCCCAGGAACTCACTTTACTAGGAAGAGACTTATTAAAAGTGAGAGGTTCGGACTGGTCTCGCTTTCGCGGAAGCGAGATAAGCATGATCTTTCAAGAACCTATGAGCTCTCTCAACCCTACTATCACCTGCGGGAAACAAGTAATTGAGGTATTGCAACAACATCAATCAATAAGTAATGTAGCGGCTAGAAAAGAAGTATTGCGACTGTTTGAAAAAGTAAAACTTCCTATTCCTGAAACAACATTTGATAAATTTCCTCACGAGATAAGTGGTGGACAAATGCAACGTGTTATGATAGCGATGGCAATCGCTTGTAAACCTAAATTACTCATTGCAGATGAGCCTACGACTGCTCTTGATGTCACAGTGCAAAAGGAAATTATTAACCTGCTTAAAGAATTACAAGAAGAATATGGAATGAGTATTCTTTTTATTTCACATGATTTATCCTTGGTAAAGTCTATTGCAGATCGCATTCTAGTCATGTATCAAGGTAGAATTGTGGAGCAAGGAGAAAGTGAAGTAGTTTTTGAATCGCCTAAAGAACTGTATACGAGAGCGCTGATAGCTTCCAGACCTAGTACAACTGTAAGAGTCAAAAAGCTGCCTACTATCTCAGATTTTATAGAAGGTACGGTAGAAGATGAAGTTATCACGCCTACCACTCGTAAAGAACTGCATACCGTGATTTATAATCAAGAGCCTTTATTAGAAGTAAAAGAAGTTGTCAAGGATTTTAAGCTTAAGAAAGGGATTTTTGAAAAGCAACAATTCTTTAGAGCAGTAGATCGAGTTAGTTTTGACTTATTTGCTGGCGAGAGCTTAGGATTAGTAGGAGAAAGTGGATGCGGTAAAAGTACATTAGGCAACCTCATCTTACGACTTATTGATACTACCAGCGGAAACATTATTTACCGTAACCGTGATATTACTCATCTAAAAGGTAAAGAATTACGCGAGCTGCGAAAAGAGATTCAAATTATCTTTCAAGATCCATTTGCTTCTTTGAATCCGAGATTAACGGTAGGACAAGCTATTATCGAGCCTATGAAATGGCATGGAATAGGAAAAAATAACGCCCATAGAAAAGAGAAAGTCCTTCATCTTCTTAAACGAGTAGGACTTACAGAGGAACATTATAATAGATATCCTCATGAATTTAGTGGTGGTCAAAGACAGCGTATAGGAATCGCAAGAACGGTCGCTTTAGAGCCTAAATTAATTGTATGTGATGAAAGTGTGAGTGCACTTGATATATCAGTTCAAGCACAGGTTTTGAATTTGCTCAATGAATTTAAAGCAGATTTTGGATTCTCTTATTTATTTATCTCTCACGACCTGGCTGTTGTAAAATACTTTTGCGATCAAGTCATCGTCATGAACAAAGGGAAAATAGAAGAAAAAAATGAAGCCGATGCTTTGTATGCAAATCCGCAAAGTGACTATACCAAGAAATTGATTGCCGCTATTCCTGAGTGA
- a CDS encoding FEKKY domain-containing protein, with the protein MKYLFLLSALFFYSWTVQGQASSSGAFSFELHFSIEEFDVYNLSYLPRDGHVLKEIHAIIDQKNNYIAVKGKNEYVVGVPFPIIIIEKKNSPENAAIHQVIYMHQLVKSHASPKIMIDVTPKIGSIYKLDLSTKSNKHNDLYKAQFCDNEYCKLEYNTIISKKDQFAFLASASFENIQNKPAKEEPKKSFFYCYATEFINPKQVKAFSTRYDIDFQFMTGDLNDLAFAKAKQHNYHVALFLNRNYGKEWHAQLPVDVIGLFD; encoded by the coding sequence GTGAAATATCTTTTTCTTTTATCAGCACTATTTTTTTACTCTTGGACGGTTCAAGGTCAGGCATCTTCTTCAGGTGCCTTTTCTTTTGAATTGCATTTTTCTATTGAGGAATTTGATGTTTACAACTTGTCCTACCTTCCTAGAGATGGTCATGTACTTAAAGAAATTCATGCGATTATTGATCAAAAAAACAACTACATTGCTGTAAAAGGTAAAAATGAATATGTGGTAGGTGTTCCTTTTCCCATTATAATTATTGAAAAAAAGAACTCACCAGAAAATGCAGCCATCCATCAAGTTATTTATATGCATCAGCTTGTAAAAAGCCACGCATCTCCCAAAATAATGATAGATGTTACACCCAAAATAGGTTCCATTTATAAGTTAGATTTATCAACAAAAAGTAACAAGCACAATGACCTTTACAAAGCTCAATTTTGTGATAATGAATACTGTAAATTAGAATACAATACTATCATATCTAAAAAGGATCAATTTGCATTTTTAGCCTCAGCGTCTTTTGAAAATATTCAAAACAAGCCAGCTAAAGAAGAACCAAAAAAGTCGTTTTTCTATTGCTACGCTACTGAATTTATAAATCCAAAACAGGTAAAGGCATTTTCGACTAGATATGATATAGACTTTCAATTCATGACTGGTGATTTAAATGATCTCGCTTTCGCGAAAGCAAAACAACACAATTACCATGTAGCTCTTTTTCTCAATAGGAACTATGGCAAAGAATGGCACGCACAGTTACCTGTTGATGTCATAGGGCTATTTGATTAG
- a CDS encoding gliding motility lipoprotein GldH — protein MRKVLFFITAVIFISCDDQLVSAEYKDMPTSGWAIEDVATFQIEPQDTINKYDIFINLRNTHEYEYNNLWLISQIKFPQGKVVTDTLQYQMAAPDGKFLGKGSNDVFENKLWLREGIRFRESGNYQLALKHAMRKNGEVNGDAQLKGILNVGYSIEKQLHDGSN, from the coding sequence GTGAGAAAAGTATTGTTTTTCATAACCGCTGTGATTTTTATCTCTTGTGACGATCAGCTGGTCAGTGCAGAGTATAAAGACATGCCTACTTCAGGCTGGGCGATAGAAGATGTCGCTACTTTTCAAATTGAACCACAGGACACAATTAATAAATATGATATTTTTATTAATTTGCGTAATACCCATGAATATGAGTACAATAACCTTTGGTTGATCTCTCAGATAAAATTTCCACAAGGAAAAGTCGTTACAGATACATTACAGTATCAAATGGCAGCACCAGACGGGAAGTTTTTAGGAAAAGGTTCTAACGATGTGTTTGAAAATAAACTATGGTTGCGAGAAGGTATTCGCTTTCGCGAAAGCGGAAACTACCAGCTAGCACTAAAACACGCCATGAGAAAAAACGGAGAAGTAAACGGAGATGCACAATTAAAAGGTATTCTCAACGTAGGATATAGTATAGAAAAACAATTACACGATGGCAGCAACTAA
- a CDS encoding PSP1 domain-containing protein yields MSCNSCGTGGSTPGGCKNNGTCGTSGCNKLTVFDWLANMELPDGQKKFPYVEVRFKNSRKEFFFNKEDLQLKIGDIVATQTETGHDVGIVTITGELVRVQMKRKRVKISEEIPQVYRIANAKDVEKWVAAREKEEPMKVRAREIAIRLQLKMKISDIEFQGDGSKATFYYTADERVDFRELIREYASEFKTRIEMRQIGLRQEAARLGGIGSCGRELCCSTWLTDFRSVTTGAARYQNLSLNPQKLAGQCGKLKCCLNYELDSYMDALSTFPKQNQKLYTDKGTAVCQKVDIFKGLMWYCYEGDWMSWHTLTTEQVHEIVAKNKAKEKVASIEEYASELIIEEKVDFENVVGQDSLTRFDQPKSRKKRSNKKRRPSAKKGNSTTATATQNAPAKKETPPKGKTRPNKRRNTKNKTGAQPASKSNDKSKPANNPATKSNKPRPKRNKNNNRNKPPKKEE; encoded by the coding sequence ATGAGCTGTAACAGTTGTGGAACAGGTGGTAGTACGCCTGGAGGATGTAAAAATAATGGTACTTGTGGTACCAGTGGATGTAATAAGTTAACCGTATTCGACTGGTTAGCAAATATGGAGTTGCCAGACGGGCAGAAAAAATTTCCCTATGTAGAAGTGCGTTTTAAGAACAGTCGTAAAGAATTCTTTTTTAATAAAGAAGATTTGCAGCTTAAAATAGGTGACATAGTCGCGACACAAACTGAAACTGGTCACGATGTAGGTATAGTGACTATAACAGGAGAGTTGGTGCGCGTGCAAATGAAACGCAAGCGTGTCAAAATAAGTGAAGAAATCCCTCAAGTATATCGCATTGCAAATGCAAAAGACGTAGAAAAATGGGTCGCCGCACGCGAGAAAGAAGAACCTATGAAAGTGCGTGCTCGCGAGATTGCCATACGCTTGCAACTTAAAATGAAAATCTCTGACATAGAATTTCAAGGAGATGGATCAAAAGCTACCTTTTATTATACCGCAGATGAGCGTGTTGATTTTAGAGAACTCATAAGAGAATATGCAAGTGAGTTTAAAACAAGAATCGAGATGCGTCAAATAGGCTTGCGTCAGGAGGCAGCACGTCTAGGAGGAATAGGATCTTGCGGTCGTGAACTGTGTTGCAGTACCTGGTTAACCGATTTTAGATCTGTTACAACAGGAGCGGCGCGATATCAAAATTTATCCCTTAATCCGCAGAAGCTTGCTGGACAGTGTGGAAAGCTTAAATGCTGTCTCAACTACGAGTTAGATTCTTACATGGATGCACTCAGCACGTTTCCAAAGCAAAACCAAAAACTCTATACCGACAAAGGGACAGCAGTATGTCAAAAAGTAGACATTTTTAAAGGTCTTATGTGGTATTGCTATGAAGGCGACTGGATGAGCTGGCATACACTTACTACTGAGCAAGTTCATGAAATTGTTGCAAAAAATAAAGCCAAAGAAAAAGTGGCCAGCATTGAAGAATATGCTAGCGAGTTGATTATAGAAGAAAAAGTGGATTTTGAAAATGTAGTAGGACAAGACAGTTTAACACGTTTTGACCAGCCGAAGTCCCGTAAAAAGCGTAGCAATAAAAAGCGTAGGCCTAGTGCCAAAAAGGGAAATTCAACTACAGCAACTGCCACTCAAAACGCACCTGCCAAAAAAGAAACTCCACCTAAAGGGAAAACAAGACCCAATAAAAGGAGAAATACTAAAAATAAAACTGGAGCGCAGCCTGCAAGTAAGTCTAATGATAAAAGCAAGCCAGCAAATAATCCAGCGACAAAATCAAACAAGCCTAGGCCCAAACGCAATAAAAATAACAACAGGAATAAACCGCCTAAAAAAGAAGAGTAG